Within the Fischerella sp. PCC 9605 genome, the region ATCTAAAATCATGCCAACAAAAAAATCGATCTCATTTTTTCTGGTCTTTCTGGGAGTATTGTCTATCTGTGCATCAGCAAAAGCTCAAGTTGGCTCTGATTCTACTAAATTACAAGAACAGGTGAATACACAATTGAGTCAAAAAGATTTCCAAGGGGCGAATATATTAGCACAAGCAAACCGAAGATCTACGTATTGCGATCGCCTAGATACTAGCGACACGACGCTCTATTTTAATACCAATAATCAGAAATCTGTGAGAGTTTTTCGCCCAAGAAATAATCCAACACAAATATTGATGAATATCTACGATAGCAGAAACCAGGGATCGCGTGCAGAGATAGCATCATGTTCTCCTGCAACGCGAATATCTCAACCGTATCAGTTAATCTATAGTACAAATGTCAAAGGCAGTATATACTATGCCACAGTTTTGATTAATAACAAATCTAAGATCCAAGCGAATTTGAAAGCAGCAAGTCAGAATACAAAAAAAATATTGTGGAATGAACCAGCTTCTGGTGAGGTGACACTAAAACTTAGTATTTCTGAGTAAATTTGAAACGCAGAGGCTCGCTGAGGTAAACGCAAAGGTTCGCAGAGCTTTGTTGCAAAAATTTCGCTATGAACTTATGCGAGTTTATACTGGCTTGATTTGTATCAATTCATTCTTGCCCAACGAGTTCCCTGCCAAATACTTAGAAACAAAGCAGCAGAAACTAAAGCTCCTAAGTTCCACTTTATAGAATTCTTGAGCAATTTTGTTCTCTGAGAAGACTGAGTAGCTTTTGTTTGAGTTTGAATTTTTTCTTTAGCTTGAGATATTTGTGACAAAATTTGATTTTTGACTTCTTGAGGATTTTGACCTTCTAATGAGCGACCTTGGCTTTTCAAAAAATTATTAATCTGTTCAGGTGTAGCTTGGTTCAGTTGCTTTTCCAATTGTTCAGCTTGAGTGAGTTTTTGTTGGGATAATATATTGATTTTACTAACAGTTGTATTAGTGAGTCTAACAGTGTTAGCAATTCCCAAAGGAATGAGTAATAAGAACAATAATGCTAACAATAAAGTTAACCAAGACAGGAATTTCAAAATCCGGAATTCCCATTCTTTTCTCGAATACTTTTCTCCATAAAATACCAATACAAATCCGATTAAAGGTACAGGTACTCTTTCAACCAGTGCTCCAAAGGTTTGAAATTCCCAAGCAGGGTTCATAAAGCCTGGCGGTATAAACATCTCAAGAATATCAAACAAGGCTAAGAGTAATAGACCATAGCCAAGCACTCGAAATATATTCATAGAATCTGCCATTTTATAGGCAAATTCCTGTAGCTCGTTTAACAAGGGAATTAATTTATCAGTCGTGGGTTTAGTCATGTTCCTCACACAATTTTCTTAACACAAATTTTTGATACTTATCACTATCCTAAATCTCCCGGCTTAGGAAGTTTTTAAAGTCTTGTAAATTTATAGGACGAAAAACATATTGATGTTGATATTCATAATCAGATTGATCTGGTTTTGGCTTATTTATATTCGTTGTTAAAAAGACTTTCATTAAAATGAGCATAATGCTACCCAAGATTACAGCCAAAAACGGAATTCGCAATTTTTTCCACAGAGTCATTAATCTTGATTTTTTTGTTCCTGTTGTTGGTGCAGTAAAAAGTAAAACAAAACAAATGCCAACACTTCAATCATTCCAAATATCAAGGAACCATCGCCTTCATGCCAGTAAATAAATGCTGGGTAGTTAACTTTTAGTACCATCACAGCTAGCAGAGCAACGCGTATCCCATTGATAATGAATCCCAATGCCACAGCCACGAATATTACTAAAACTCTCTGTTTTCGTTTAGTTGGAAACATCAGCAAACAAATTACAGCGATGCCTAAAAGATAGCAGACAGATTCAATGCCTGAACAGCCCTCATAAACCTTGACACTTCCTGTTGGTAAATTTAAGAAAACTCCTTGTAGGGACACATCAACACCGCAGTACCAAAGCAGGAAAGCCGAAAATTTAGCCGTCAAGGGAGAAATATCAAACAGAGATGATAGCACTAACTTCGGAATACCTAAAAAAAACAATATAGTGAGTTCTTGCGAATATTGTTTTAATCCTTTGAAACCAGAAGCTAGCAAACCAAGACCTAGAGCAGAAATCAATGGTGAGACGCGAATAAAAATTTCAGGTGAATTAACATGATGAAAATTAGCACTTTGCCAAAGCAGATTACCAATCAATAATCCACCTAAAATGCTGGGAAAAATTCCACTTTCTAAAGTTAGTTGGTCGCGTTTGTCTTCAAGTAAAGAAACGACGGCTAACAAAAACACTATACTCATTCCTACATGGGCAATATCTCCAGATTTCCAGGAAAGAGTTAAGATAATCGCAGTTAAACCGGCTCCTATTCCTAAGAGCCAGAACTGGATATTTTTTAGTGGTTTAATTTCAATTAAGCGGTTAGCTTTCATATGGAAGACGGAATGAGCAATGAGCAGGATTAGCTTGCCAACTTAGAACTGGAATGATTTAGTAATCATTTTGCTGACTGCTTTTTGCGCTTCCTTGCAATCAAGCCGGCAACTAACAGCAAAGTTCCTCCAATAGTTGTGGGTTCAGGAACTGCTGTTGCTTTCCATCTGCCTCTACCACTTACAGGGCCTTGTCCACTTACAGGAAAACCCAAGAAACCCCAAGTTCCATCTGAATCGATACTGAAAAGATCCCTCTGACTAACTCCACATCTGGGTAAGCATCCGTCCCAATTGTTTCGAGTCCCCAATAAGGGAGACCGAGGATCTCCTCCCAACACACTCAAAAGCACATCTGTCGGGCCTGGTGGAGACATTGCAAAATTTGTAGGTTTCCAAAAATAGACGAATGCTCCTACAATGCTCTGACCAGTTTCATTCAGTTCAAAAACTGTAGATGTGGGACTAGGGATTTGAAATTCAAAACCATCCAACAGCAAATCTACTGAGAAGCTGTTAACAAGAGAATATTCCTCGGGTGGTGTAAAGCGACGCGTCACATTCGATGACAGGATTGGGTCTTGAGGATTTTCGTAAACAACACCGGGTCTCAACTGTACAAAACTTCCTGAAAAGGGTTTGTATGTAAATCCTCCACTTCCGACTAACTTTCCTGATTCATCGAATAACTCTAATGTTGCCGCATTGACATCTTTAAAGGTGGCAGAAGCAGCTAGAGTTTGATCTGTGGCGACAAACCCCGCTGTCAAAACAGTTGCAGCTACAGTTGTGTTTGTTAGTAGCTTCATTGTGAATTTCATAAATTTTATACCTTTGATGGGCGTGATTGCAGGAATAACTGCAAGGCAAGCATCGTAGGTTGTCAGTGCGATAAAAAAATAGGTGGTGTTAATTTAAATATGAACTGTGCGGCTCTAAGGTCATCTTGCAACTTGCTCGCACTGAAACTTTCCTTACTTTGGATGCAAGGAATTCTAAGTCTGAGATAGTCTATTTCTTATCCTTACAGATACCTGCCTAAGGGTAACTGCAAATTCTATAGTTCGTAGACGATATTGTTACACTGCTATTGTTGAGTTTTTCATCTTTCTGTTACTAGTTGCAACGTCAGATAAGCTAGTTAAGCCAGCCAGTTAAGACAGTTAATACAACAACAATCTGTCCGTGATGGCAAATAACTAAGTCACTGTATACCTTCACCCCCTCCCCCCGCATTTTGGAACTGGGCAAGATTCAGTTAAGATAACAAGGCAACTGTGAACCGTAACAAAATAGGGAAACACCGGTGTAAGTCCGGGGCTGTGCCGCAGCTGTAAAGGGATTTTAGATTTTAGATTCTAGATTTTAGATTGGCATTAATCCAAAATCCAAAATCTAAAATTGCCTAAGCCAGAACGCCTATGTGTTACTAACTCACTCTATTTCCTGCGTTGCACGGGAAAGGAGCTTTAACTGAGAATGCTTATTTTTGACACAACAAATCTGAACCAACCAGAATACCCAAGCGTCGAAACTCTAGAATTGCCACCATTGCCAATTAAGCGTCCTGTGTTGATGATTGGTCATGGCACTAGGGATGCAGATGGAAGGCAGGCTTTATTAGATTTTGCTGCGATTTATCAAACTTTAGATCGATCGCGTCCAGTCGTACCTTGTTTTCTGGAATTGACTGGCCCGACAATTCAAGAAGGTATCGACCAGTGTGTAGAACAAGGCTACACAGAATTCTCTGTCTTACCAGTGCTGCTATTTGCCGCACGGCATAATAAGTTTGATGTTACGAATGAGCTTGACCGCGCTAAGGCTAAGTATCCGCAGTTGAAGTTTCATTACGGGCGGCATTTTGGAATTACCCCCGGTATTATCGAATTGTGGCGATCGCGTTTAGCAGAACTCGACAAACCAGAAAATAACCCCCTGCAAATCTCTCGTGCTGACACAGTTCTGTTGTTTGTCGGTCGTGGTTCCAGCGATCCCGATGCTAATGGTGATGTTTACAAACTCGCTCGTATTCTTTGGGAAGGTAGCGGCTACTCAACTGTCGAAACCTGCTTTATCGGCATTACTCACCCCAGACTAGAAGAAGGTTTCCGTCGCGCCCGTTTATACCAACCAAAACGCATTATTGTCCTACCATACTTCCTGTTTACTGGCGCTTTAGTGAAAAAAATCTTTAACATCACTGCCCAACAGCAGGAACAATATCCAGAAATTTCCATGACCTGTTTGCCAGAAATGGGACTGCATCCCCAGCTATTTTCTGTACTCAGAGAGCGAGAAATCGAAACCCAACTGGGACAAGTGCAGATGAATTGTGAAATGTGTAAATTCCGCCTCGCTGCCATATCAAATCACCACGGACACAATCATTCTCATGACCACCACCATCACGATCATCACAATCACGACCACTCCCACCCGCCTGTAGACCCATATGCAGATATAGAGCAGTACCATCAAAAAATTTGGCAAGCACCCTAAGAAATGATGAATTATGAATTATGAATGATGAATGATAAAAGAGTTTCATAATTCATCATTCATAATTCATAATTTTTTGTTATGTCCAAAGAATTTTCCATCGGTAGCAAAGTCCGCGTTGTCGCCCTACCGCCCTACGTTAAAACCGCCGATCCTATGCCTATGCTGCGTCCTCCCGATGTGATTCGCATTGGTGAAGAGGGTGTGGTACTTGATCGCCGTCCCGGAGGATACTGGGGTGTCCGCTTTGCTAGGGGAGCCTTTCTCATGGAAAGCCAATACATCGACAGCATAGAATCTCCCCAAGCTGAGAATAGCAGCCAGTAATTGTAAACTTATGTTAAGTGATTATTCTGGTCTGCATAATGATTTCCCGTCGCAATTTTTTAAGCATATTATTCGCTAGCTGTTTTGCGCTGATCGGTTGGTTGAATTTTGCCCCAGCAGCGAATGCGCTGGGTGGCAAACTTCCCTTTGTCAATCAACCCGCACCAGAGTTTACTTTGTCCACCAACTCTGGTGATGGCAAAATTTCCCTCTCTGATTATCGCGGTCAGTGGGTAGTCCTTTACTTTTACCCAAAAGACTTCACTCCTGGTTGCACTATAGAAGCTCGTCGCTTTCAGCAAGACTTGCCTAAATATATAGAAAAAAACGCGCAAGTAATTGGTGTTAGTGCTGACGATGTTGATTCTCACGCCGAATTCTGTGATTCGGAGGGGCTAAAATTTCCTCTGTTGGCGGATACAACGGGCGCAGTGAGTAAAGCCTACGGTTCTTGGCTGAGCTTTGTTTCTATGCGCCATACGTTTATCATCGATCCACAGGGAATGTTGCGGGAGACTTTTGTGAAAGTTAATCCAGCTATCCATAGCCAAGAAGTGCTAGCCCGACTAGAGGAATTGCAACAAGCTACCGCCTCATAACTTTTAGCTGTTACTTACCAGCATAAACTGCGATCGCATGTGGTACTGGACGATTTGTGGAAATAAAAGATTTGCCATCCACAATTAGTCCAGTGCTACCACCACCATCTAGCATGGCTTGGGCACTAGCACCAAAGCTTCTGAGAACTTGAGATGCGTCAATTTGACGAGCATAGTTACTTGAATATAAAAGTACTGTTTCTTTCACACCATCACTGTTATCATCTCGAACACCAACAAAGGTTCGCGGTAAATATTTACTAGCAGATTTATTTGCACCTGTATCCAATAGGCCGATAACTTCAGGGAAACGGTTGAATGTCTGTTGGATATATGCCTGAATATTTGCACTTCCTAGTAAAGGATTAAAGGCAAATGTGCGAATCTGACCAGGGTATTCTTTACCTATAGCGTAGCCGTAGGTAATCAAATTTCCATGCACTTTCAAGCCAAAAGCAATTCCCGTTGGGTTATCGCGGGTCGAAAAAAACGCACCATTCACAACAACTTTTGCTTTGCGGGATGATGTGTTTTGGTTAACGGCATCTTGCCAAAAATTGCTGAGCGTTTTTTTGCTGACTCGGTCATTAGGAGTGCTATCTACTGCACCGATTAAGTTTTCTATCGTCGCTTTGGCAGTATTGACAACGGTGACATATTCTAACTTTCCGTTTGTATCATCTTTTTTGTATACTTGTACGCCAGTATCTTCAAGAATTGGCTGAAAGCCAGAAGGGATTGATAGTGCCTGCGCTGTATAGCTGTGGGAGATGGAAATTACAGCCGTGACGATACCTAATAGTAATTTTTGCGACTTCACTGAAATATTTATTATATTTAGGGTTGCGATCGCCCAGCCTTTTCAAGGTGGGTGAAAAATCTGCTTTCATTGCCTGATTTTTCCTGATTCGACTTGGTGTCTTAGTGTCTTGGTGAGACCAGCCCCCTCAGGAGTGAGACCACTTCCCGTCTTGGCTTCTGCCTATAGGGGAAAGTGGCGAACCCGAAGGGCTTGGTGCTTTTAGGGGGGACTGGCGTAGACGCCCCTTGTGGGCGGCTCAAGGTAGAGTACCCGTAGACGCGCAGCGGTGAACCAGCGCGCTCCAAAGGGGGTTCTCCCCCAATCCCCACTCCCTGTCGGTCGTGGGGGCCCCGAGTCCCCCATGAGCGACTGGTGAACCCGGAGGGCTTCTCGCAGAGTAGGGTGGTTAAATAAAATTTATTTTTTCACCACAAAGACACCAAGACACGAAGAAAACTTATTTTTTAGGATTGCACCACCAAAGGGCTAGTTGCGATCGCCTGATGATTTAAGCGTTGGTGTATTGCGTCATTGTACACGGTTGGGATGGCAGTATACGGGTTTGGACATAGTATCAATTTCATTGTGTTGAGATCTAACGACAGCATTTGGTGTAGTGACAACTGGTGAGTTGGATAGTAAAGCATTCCCACGGCTAGAATAAATCGATAGACTTTATGTGTATTATTTAATACAGTAACGTGTTTACGTGCTATGAATTATCAGCGATCGCAAAGTGCCATAGCATACTTAATTACCCACAATTCATGACCTGGATGTCATAACAATCTATCGGTCTGCTTCGACGATTCAAGCGTTCACACGTTGATACAACACGTTTTGCGATTGCGCACACCTTATTTATAAACTTATATTGGTATAAAATTTTACTTAATATCAGTCAAACATAATTTGATATATTCAACACTAATAGTATTAAAAGCATATAAAGGATATGCATACAAGGCGCTTTTAATCAGAAATTGATGTTACAACACTTGATTAAATAAGTTATAGTTCTGTGCAGTTACATGTCGAATGTATATAATGCTATCTTTTTTCCTTCTTTAGAATTTTTTTATAAAATAAAGTACGAAAATCTTTCTATAGAAGGATGAAAACGGGAACGCCGCCTTTAAACTGAACGTCACTGTTTCCTGTTTGGGCTGAATAGAAGTCTAGACAACGGGGGTAGGTAGTGAAGAGCTTATTTGTCCCCTCATTATTGTTCACCATTGTATAGCATTCTGCCTAAAGCTAAGCCACCAGATTATAGGTTGTATCTGTCATGCTAGACTTGACCATTGAAACTTCCCAAGTACATCAGCAACTAATTGACTCTACTGATTGGAACATTATTGAAACAGAGTTTGACCCCACTAGGCTACATCATCAAGAAACAGTCTTTACCCTCAGCAACGGGTATTTGGGAACGCGAGGTTCATTTGAAGAGGGGTATCCCAACGATAGTTCGGCAACGATGATTCATGGGGTTTATGATGACGTTGCGATCGCCACTACAGAATTAGTTAACTGTCCCAACTGGCTGCCGTTTGTAGTGAAGGTAGCTGGGGAACGCTTCCGCATGGACAGTGGCGAAATCCTTAACTACGAACGTCGCCTCGATATGCGTCTGGGTATAGTCAGCCGGGAAGTACGGTGGCGCAGTCCCGCAGGGCACACTTTAGAATTTCACTTTGAGCGGTTTGCCAGTC harbors:
- the hpsJ-A gene encoding HpsJ-like protein, cyanoexosortase A-associated, which translates into the protein MTKPTTDKLIPLLNELQEFAYKMADSMNIFRVLGYGLLLLALFDILEMFIPPGFMNPAWEFQTFGALVERVPVPLIGFVLVFYGEKYSRKEWEFRILKFLSWLTLLLALLFLLLIPLGIANTVRLTNTTVSKINILSQQKLTQAEQLEKQLNQATPEQINNFLKSQGRSLEGQNPQEVKNQILSQISQAKEKIQTQTKATQSSQRTKLLKNSIKWNLGALVSAALFLSIWQGTRWARMN
- the crtA gene encoding cyanoexosortase A encodes the protein MKANRLIEIKPLKNIQFWLLGIGAGLTAIILTLSWKSGDIAHVGMSIVFLLAVVSLLEDKRDQLTLESGIFPSILGGLLIGNLLWQSANFHHVNSPEIFIRVSPLISALGLGLLASGFKGLKQYSQELTILFFLGIPKLVLSSLFDISPLTAKFSAFLLWYCGVDVSLQGVFLNLPTGSVKVYEGCSGIESVCYLLGIAVICLLMFPTKRKQRVLVIFVAVALGFIINGIRVALLAVMVLKVNYPAFIYWHEGDGSLIFGMIEVLAFVLFYFLLHQQQEQKNQD
- a CDS encoding PEP-CTERM sorting domain-containing protein, whose amino-acid sequence is MKFTMKLLTNTTVAATVLTAGFVATDQTLAASATFKDVNAATLELFDESGKLVGSGGFTYKPFSGSFVQLRPGVVYENPQDPILSSNVTRRFTPPEEYSLVNSFSVDLLLDGFEFQIPSPTSTVFELNETGQSIVGAFVYFWKPTNFAMSPPGPTDVLLSVLGGDPRSPLLGTRNNWDGCLPRCGVSQRDLFSIDSDGTWGFLGFPVSGQGPVSGRGRWKATAVPEPTTIGGTLLLVAGLIARKRKKQSAK
- a CDS encoding sirohydrochlorin chelatase, producing the protein MLIFDTTNLNQPEYPSVETLELPPLPIKRPVLMIGHGTRDADGRQALLDFAAIYQTLDRSRPVVPCFLELTGPTIQEGIDQCVEQGYTEFSVLPVLLFAARHNKFDVTNELDRAKAKYPQLKFHYGRHFGITPGIIELWRSRLAELDKPENNPLQISRADTVLLFVGRGSSDPDANGDVYKLARILWEGSGYSTVETCFIGITHPRLEEGFRRARLYQPKRIIVLPYFLFTGALVKKIFNITAQQQEQYPEISMTCLPEMGLHPQLFSVLREREIETQLGQVQMNCEMCKFRLAAISNHHGHNHSHDHHHHDHHNHDHSHPPVDPYADIEQYHQKIWQAP
- the sipA gene encoding regulatory protein SipA, with amino-acid sequence MSKEFSIGSKVRVVALPPYVKTADPMPMLRPPDVIRIGEEGVVLDRRPGGYWGVRFARGAFLMESQYIDSIESPQAENSSQ
- a CDS encoding peroxiredoxin; amino-acid sequence: MISRRNFLSILFASCFALIGWLNFAPAANALGGKLPFVNQPAPEFTLSTNSGDGKISLSDYRGQWVVLYFYPKDFTPGCTIEARRFQQDLPKYIEKNAQVIGVSADDVDSHAEFCDSEGLKFPLLADTTGAVSKAYGSWLSFVSMRHTFIIDPQGMLRETFVKVNPAIHSQEVLARLEELQQATAS
- a CDS encoding phosphodiester glycosidase family protein, which encodes MKSQKLLLGIVTAVISISHSYTAQALSIPSGFQPILEDTGVQVYKKDDTNGKLEYVTVVNTAKATIENLIGAVDSTPNDRVSKKTLSNFWQDAVNQNTSSRKAKVVVNGAFFSTRDNPTGIAFGLKVHGNLITYGYAIGKEYPGQIRTFAFNPLLGSANIQAYIQQTFNRFPEVIGLLDTGANKSASKYLPRTFVGVRDDNSDGVKETVLLYSSNYARQIDASQVLRSFGASAQAMLDGGGSTGLIVDGKSFISTNRPVPHAIAVYAGK